DNA from Coriobacteriaceae bacterium:
GACCATCAGCGCGGTGATGGCGCCGTGGATATCGGTCTCGCATACGATAGGAATGCCCATCTCGTTGAGGATGGCGTTGGCGGCGCAGGGCATAATGCCCAGCTCGTCCTGCAGAGCGTTCCAGCACTGAATGGCACCGGCGTTGCAGCCATACTTCTCGACCAAGCGCTTCATGGCGATGGCAAGACCGGCGACCGCAGGGACCTTGTCCTCGGGGATGCAGATCTCAAAGCTGTCGTTGATGTGGGCAAGCATGGCGGCCATGGCCTGCTCGTCGGCCTGGGCGTCGCGCACAGCCTGGACAAGTTCGGTCATGGGGATAGGCGAAAGCTGGATGTTGAACTTCTCGAGCAGCTCGCCCTCGTTGCACATGGTCGACCAGAAGTCGAATGGACGGGTGGCCATCTGCAGGATGCGGGTGTGCTTGAAGGTCTTGACCACGTTGCAAACGGCCAAAAAGTCCCAAACGCCGCGCTCGAACTCGGGGTCGGTCAGGCGGCAGTTGGTCATGTAGGTGAAGGGAACCTGGAAGCGGCGCAGGACCTTGCCGGTGGCGAACAGACCGCACTGGCTATCGCGCAGGCGGGTGCCATCGGGCTCGGGGCGCTCGTCGCGCGGGCCCCACAGCAGCACGGGCAGGCCGAGCTCGCGGGCAAGGCGAGCGCAAACGTACTCGGTGCCAAAGTTGGCGTGGCACAGCATAATGCCATCGACGCCCTCGGCGCGGAATTTCTTGACGATAGGCTCAATGTGGCTGTCGTCGAACAGCAGGCCCTCGTCATTGATGTCGTCGATATCCACGATGTCGACGCCGATCTCGCGCAGGCGATCAGCCGTCAGGCCGCGATACTTGATTGCGTCCGGCGCGCTAAAGATGCTGCGGCGCGTGGGCACAAAGCCGAGCTTGATCTTGTCCATGTACGTCCTCCCCTAATCACATGTTCAGTAAACAGACGCATGTTTCGTTTTGTTCTGTTTACTAAATGTTTTACTCTTTTGTTTAATAGTCTAGCGCGAAAGTCCCGTAAACGGTAGAGAAATCAGCCTAAACGGTATGTAAACAAACTGAACATACAAGGGAAACAAAAAGAGGGCCCCGAAGGACCCTCTCTTAGTAGCGTTAGATATGGCTGCCTTAGCGAGCTTTGCCGCCCTGCGCCCCGGCGTTTTCTTCGCCTAGATCTCGCACACGCTCTGGCGCTCGACAAAGTAGGTCGACACGGCCGTCTTGCAGGTATAGCTCTTGGGGTTGCGGATGTTGCCCACCAGGCGACGCACCGCGATCTCGCCCACCTCGTGCTTGGGAACATGCACCGTGGTGAGCGGCGGGTTGGAGAAGGCGCCCAAAGACAGGTCGTCAAAGCCGATGATCGAGACATCCTCGGGCACGCGAATACCGTGCTCGTTGAACGCGCGCATGGCGCCCACGGCGAGCACGTCGTTCTCGGCAAAGAAAGCCGTCGGCAGATCGTCGCGCGAGACGTTGTCGAGCCACACGCCCATGTCGCGATAGGCACCCTCGAGCGTGGTGCCCAACGTGACACGCCATGCCGGATTGGCCTCGAGGCCCGCGTCCTCAAGCGCTTGGCGATAGCCGCGCTCGCGGTCCTTAAAGTTGCGGATCCGAAGGTCGCCCGCCAGATAGCCGATTTGCCTGTGGCCTTTCTCGATAAGGTAATCCACGGCACGCAGCACCGAATCGGTGTTGGCGATGACTACGGCATCGAAGTACTGGCGATCGCTCCAGCCGTCGAGCACAATCAGGTGGGCGGCAGCGTCGGCGAACAGGGCGTAGTCCTCCTCGCCCAGCTCGGTACCCATCAGCACGATGGCGGCCGACGGGTCGGCGATCAGGCCCTCGACCTGCGGGCGCACGGCGTCCAGGTCGCTAAAGTCGAGCGAGACAAAGCTCGTGCTCATGCCGTGGCGACGCGCCTGGCGCTCCACGCCCTCGATGACCGCGGGATGGAAGGTGCTCTCGTCCAGGATGGCGCCCGTCTTGCGCGCAAGCACAAACTGGATGCTCTCGAGCTGCGTCGACTGCTGATAGCCAAGCGACTGCGCGCACTCCAGGATGACCTTGGCGGTCTCCTCGCTCACGCTGCGCTTGCGGTTGAGCGCGTTGGACACGGTTGCGGGCGAAAAGCCGGTAATGCGGCTGATCTCGCGGACGCTTGCTTTAGCCATCGTTCCCCCTAGCATCGGTCGCGGCCGAGCATCGTGGCTTGACCGCCCCGTGGCTCGGCAACTAAACGACCGCAAATTCAATCTAAACAGAATAGTAAATGTTTAATAGCTAGTTTAGCCTGTTGTCAAGCGAAGTGGCACGACTATTCCCCCAACGGGCGCATTTGTCCATCTTAACGTTATTACGCAAGGTCTTCGCCATTGCTTGCTATTACGCGTCGGTACCATTCGAAGCTTTTCTTTTTACGTCTCTCAAACGAGCCCGCACCGCTATCGTCTCGATCGACATAGATAAACCCGTAGCGCTTACGCATCTGTCCTGTGGCGACCGAAACCAAATCGATCGGGCCCCAACAGGTATATCCCATGAGTTCCACCCCGTCGAGCTCGACGGTCTCCCTCATCGCCTCGATGTGGGCCCGCAGGTATTCAACTCGATAGTCGTCTTCTATTTCACCCGAATCTTCCGGCACATCAGGAGCACCCAAACCGTTTTCGACGATGAACAGCGGCTTTTGATAGCGATCCCAGATTTCATTCATGGTGACGCGCAGCCCTTTGGGGTCGATAAACCTCCCCCAAGGCTCCTGTTTTAGATACGGATTAGGCGCCGAGCGAAGAAGGTTCGAATCGAACTGACCTTCCGCATGCGCTTTTGCGACGCGCGTCGAGTAATAAGAAAACGAGACGAAATCGACCAGGTTTGCAGCCAGTACTTCGCGGTCATCATCCCGATAGGGCACCTCAAAACCATGGCGGGCGTATTCCTTGAGAACATAGCTCGGGTACGCACCGCGCACCTGGACGTCGGTAAACATGTAATGGCTGCGATTCTCAGCCTGCGCAGCCAGCACATCGTCCGGATCACATGTAGCCGGATAGAAGACACCTGCGTTGAGCATGCAACCGATCTTCGCCCCAGGGCACAGTTCATGACACGCCCCGACCGCACGGGCGCTCGCAACCAATACATGGTGCACGGCCGTGTGAACCGTTGCATAGCGATTCTCCCCTTGCTCGAAGATGATCCCCGCCGCCATAAAGCACGCCTGCGTCATGATGTTGATCTCGTTAAAGGTCAGCCAATAATTGACCAATCCCCGATAGCGCTCGAACACGGTACGCGAATATCGCTCGAACAGGTCGACCAGCCTGCGATCGCGCCATCCGCCATACGCATCGACGAGATGCATGGGGACATCATAGTGGTTGAGCGTCACCAAAGGCTCAATGTCATGCGCGCGACACGTCCTAAAAACATCCTCGTAAAAGGCAAGGCCTTCTTCATTGGGCTCGGCTTCGTCTCCTTTGGGAAAAATGCGGCTCCAGGCGATTGATAAGCGCAGGCATTTAAAACCCATCTGGGCAAACAGTTCAATATCCTGCTTGTACCTATGGTAAAAATCAATGCCCTTGCGAGCGGGATAGAAGCTGTCGGGTGCCAACGCACGCGGATCAAGGTCTCCCCGCATGACGTCCATGCGTTGATCGCCAAACGGCAGCATGTCGGAATTGGCTAAACCGCGACCGCCTTCGTTCCATCCTCCCTCGCACTGGTTTGCAGCCAGAGCCCCGCCCCATAAAAAATCTTCTCTAAACATTATGGTGTCGTCCTTTCTATCAAATTCCCGGCCCACACTGTCGAACGCAACGGACTCGGCAAGTGCCGCGCAACAGCACAGTACCGTTGCGCGGCCAAGGGGTCGGACCGCGCAACGGCTGGGGAGCATATTTGTGTAGTAGCCTCTTATGCCTCGACGGATTCAACGGCCTCAGAATCGCCGTTCTTGGACTTCAACGGCATCTTCTCCTGTCCTTCAAATCCAAAAATCATCGCCAACGCAAACGTCACGGCACCGCCAGCAAGACACCCGATGGTGCCAGGGATGATATCCTGAGCAAACATGAGCACGTTCATCCATGGGAAACCAACGCCAGTGAAGATATAG
Protein-coding regions in this window:
- a CDS encoding LacI family DNA-binding transcriptional regulator; translation: MAKASVREISRITGFSPATVSNALNRKRSVSEETAKVILECAQSLGYQQSTQLESIQFVLARKTGAILDESTFHPAVIEGVERQARRHGMSTSFVSLDFSDLDAVRPQVEGLIADPSAAIVLMGTELGEEDYALFADAAAHLIVLDGWSDRQYFDAVVIANTDSVLRAVDYLIEKGHRQIGYLAGDLRIRNFKDRERGYRQALEDAGLEANPAWRVTLGTTLEGAYRDMGVWLDNVSRDDLPTAFFAENDVLAVGAMRAFNEHGIRVPEDVSIIGFDDLSLGAFSNPPLTTVHVPKHEVGEIAVRRLVGNIRNPKSYTCKTAVSTYFVERQSVCEI
- a CDS encoding 6-phospho-beta-glucosidase, coding for MFREDFLWGGALAANQCEGGWNEGGRGLANSDMLPFGDQRMDVMRGDLDPRALAPDSFYPARKGIDFYHRYKQDIELFAQMGFKCLRLSIAWSRIFPKGDEAEPNEEGLAFYEDVFRTCRAHDIEPLVTLNHYDVPMHLVDAYGGWRDRRLVDLFERYSRTVFERYRGLVNYWLTFNEINIMTQACFMAAGIIFEQGENRYATVHTAVHHVLVASARAVGACHELCPGAKIGCMLNAGVFYPATCDPDDVLAAQAENRSHYMFTDVQVRGAYPSYVLKEYARHGFEVPYRDDDREVLAANLVDFVSFSYYSTRVAKAHAEGQFDSNLLRSAPNPYLKQEPWGRFIDPKGLRVTMNEIWDRYQKPLFIVENGLGAPDVPEDSGEIEDDYRVEYLRAHIEAMRETVELDGVELMGYTCWGPIDLVSVATGQMRKRYGFIYVDRDDSGAGSFERRKKKSFEWYRRVIASNGEDLA
- a CDS encoding L-fucose/L-arabinose isomerase family protein codes for the protein MDKIKLGFVPTRRSIFSAPDAIKYRGLTADRLREIGVDIVDIDDINDEGLLFDDSHIEPIVKKFRAEGVDGIMLCHANFGTEYVCARLARELGLPVLLWGPRDERPEPDGTRLRDSQCGLFATGKVLRRFQVPFTYMTNCRLTDPEFERGVWDFLAVCNVVKTFKHTRILQMATRPFDFWSTMCNEGELLEKFNIQLSPIPMTELVQAVRDAQADEQAMAAMLAHINDSFEICIPEDKVPAVAGLAIAMKRLVEKYGCNAGAIQCWNALQDELGIMPCAANAILNEMGIPIVCETDIHGAITALMVEAADLGRHRGMFADWTVRHPDNENGELLQHCGPWPCSCAAVKPKLTYPLAFDHPGALTAEAKHGDLTLARFDGDNGEYSLLLGNARGIDGPAGMGTYLWVEVDNLKRLEAKIVEGPYIHHCVAIHANVVPVLYEACKYIGIAPDLYDPIEEDVKAYLRGE